Within the Methanobacterium sp. BRmetb2 genome, the region AATTGTTTAGGTAGGAACTTCTCTAAATTAATAGAAGGCGTAGACAACAAACAAAGAGGCCAATATATAAAGAAAATTCTCGCTGAAGAGGGTTATAATAATTTAAACTCGGATTCGTGCTATATATGTCAAGATATAATTAAAGAAATCACTCCTGAATTGATAGAAAGGGTTATAAAAAAAATCGACAGTGTTGGTGTCGAATTTTCAACATTTTTAGTTGGAACTCGGGTTTCTAAAGAACTAATTCAAAAAGAAGAGAATTTACATGAAAAATTGGGTTTAGATGTTGAAAATATAAAAAAAGAACTAAACCGAGAAATAGGTAAAAAACTTTCACTTAAGACTGGAAAAGAAGTTGAATTTGACACTCCTGAGATAATAATATTGGTAGACTTTTTAAATGATAATATAGAAATTCAAATCAACCCTTTATTTATAGAAGGTCGTTATAGGAAGCTTATACGAGGAATACCTCAAACAAAATGGCCTTGTAGAAAATGTAAAGGAAAGGGCTGTGGTTACTGCAACTATACTGGTAAAATGTACGCAGAATCTGTAGAAGAATTAATAGAACCAGAAGCATTGAAAATGACTAAGGGAAATATTTCTAAATTTCACGGCGCCGGAAGAGAAGATATAGATGTTAAAATGCTTGGAAATGGTCGTCCATTTGTGCTTGAAATTAAAGAGCCCTTAAAAAGAAAAATTGACTTGGAAGATTTAGAAAAAAAGATAAATAAGAGTGCCCATGGAAAAGTGGAAGTCCTGGATTTAAAATTTGTTGAAAAAGATCGGCGCAGCGTCATTAAATCTTCCTCCAAAGATACTTACAAAGTTTATTTAGCTCGGGTGACTTTAGATGAAGAAGTTGCACCAGAAAAATTAAAAATATTAAAATCTTTAAAAATTATACATCAAAGAACACCAATACGTGTGTCACATAGAAGAGCAGATAAAATAAGAATCCGGAGTATAAAACATATAGAAGTAAAAATGGTTAATCCAAAGGAATTAGAACTTGTTATTGAATGTGAAGGCGGTTTGTACATAAAAGAACTTATATCTGGAGATGAGGATCGAACCAAACCAAGTGTTTCCCAACTACTTGAGAAACATGCCAAGTGCAAGAAATTGAATGTGCTTGATGTTAACATTTAAGTTAATGCTAAAATATATTAATAACAACACCTAAAAATCAAACTTTAACTGTATAAAATAACTAGTAACAATAATATTATAGACTTCTAAAAGCTTATTATACCCATTTAATCAAGATTTTAAGTTTAATACTGAAATCATTTAATCCATACATTTGGATTATAAAAGAGGACATTAGGCTATTTTTGAAGTTAAAATTTATAGATAAAATCATTTTTTATCAACTTCTAAGATGAGGTTGATTCGTGGAGGTTTAATAATGAGAAGATCAAGAGGTTCAAGAAGTAAAACCCGATATAAACTTAAAAAAAGTGTGAGAGAGACACGTACAAACCCTATAACTAAAAAAATACAGAAATTTGATGAAAATGATATTGTTCACATCATAATCGACCCTAGTATCCAAAAAGGACAACCACACCCCAGATTCCATGGTAAAACTGGCAAAGTAGTGGATGAAAGAGGTAGAGCTTACATTATAGAGATTAATGATGGGAATAAGGCCAAAAAATTAATCATAAGACCTGAACATCTTAAAATTCAAGAGTGATTTCATGATCGGAAAAAAAGTAGTGGAAACTGACCCTATCACAATTTCCGAAGTTAAAAATATGCTCGAAGAATTTTCAGAATCACATGAACTCACCTACGAGCAAAATTTAACCATGGATCACGTTAGTAAATTTTCAAAATTGGATACAGAGCCGGCAGAGAAATTAGTGGAAGAACTTCTGGAGATAGTGAAGAAAAAATATGCAGTTCGAATAACTGACATTATGCCAGAAGATCTAGCAGATTTGAGACTAATATTTGCAAAAGAAAGGGTCCCTATAAAAAAAGAAGATTTAGAAAAAATTTTAGAAATTGTTAAAAAATACCAAGAATAGGTATATTTCGACTACCTAATTGGTAAAATCACAGATGTGATTGAATGGAAGAATATGCAATTATTCTTGATTACCTTCCTCTAGGTTATGTTAAGGAAGGTTTACCCTCCTTTAAAAGAAAACCAGTAGCGCAAGCTATCGGTAAGGAGGAGTTCACCCTTCTTGAACTTATCCCCAAAGAGAATGTTGATCTGGATATACACGAAAAGGTTTACATTGGATCTGGGAAAAGGGATAAAATCGCCAGGGTGAACCGAAGACTTAAATACGATGATTTAACCGCCACCGCTAGAGTGGAATTAAATTACGTTGTAGAAGAAATAATAAAGGCTAACGAAGATAAATTCATAGAATTCTTTAATGAATCCGGACCTATAAGTACACGATTACATCAACTTGAGCTTTTACCCGGAATCGGGAAAAAGCACATGTGGGATATTCTCAATGCCCGTAAAGAGAAAAAATTCGATAGTTTTGAAGATATTAAGGATCGAGTACCAATGCTTGCCGATCCAGTGAAACTCATGGTAAAAAGAATACTATTAGAACTGGAAGCCACCCCTGAGAAAAAAGGTAAAAGGAAGTATATACTCTTTACAAGACCTCCCAAACCACGAAGATAACTTGTTTTTTATTTATTAAATTTTATATTATTTTTTAGGAGTAAAATGGAATGTCCCTACTCGGTAAAGAACCAGGGGCAATTTCTCTGGCCCAAGAAACAAAAAATATTTTGAAATCTCATGGAATCCATTTGAACCGCCGTTTAGGCCAAAATTATCTTATTGATGATTTTAAAAGGGAAAAAATACTTAATTTTGCTAATTTAAGTTCAGAAGATGCTGTTTTGGAAGTGGGTCCCGGTATTGGTACTTTAACTCTCCCCTTGGCTCGTCGTGTAGGAAAAGTAGTGGCCATTGAACATGACACCCAAATCCATAATATTTTGGAAGAGAGATTAGAGGAAGAAGGATTAAAAAATGTGGAATTGATCAATGAAGACGCTCTTTCTGTTGATTTTCCTTATTTTAATAAGATTGTATCTAACCTGCCCTATCAAATCTCATCCCCTATCACCTTTAAGTTCCTAGAATATGATTTTGATCTGGCAGTTTTAATGTATCAAAAAGAGTTTGCCCAGCGCATGAATGCCCCTGTGGGAAGCAAACACTATTCTCGCCTGTCAGTAATGCTACACTTTAAGGTTCAAGTGGAAATAATGGATCATGTGCCTCCTCAAGCTTTTATTCCTCATCCTAAAGTGGAATCATCAGTTGTAAAGTTGGTTCCCCTTAGAGATGTTGAAGTTGACGATTTTTTTGCCTCGGTTTGCCGGGCTCTTTTTCAGCACCGGCGCAAAAAAGCCAGGAAAGCTTTGAGGGAATCTTTTCACGAGATCGGAGAAGTGGAGAAGGATGAGGTAAAAGAGATTTTAAATGAATTAAGTGATAATTTAGGAAATGAGAGAGTGTTTAAATTAACACCTGAACAGATTTTAGATATTTCTAATTTTTTAAAAACTAGTTTAGATTTAAAATGATTTAAAGAAATTTATTAAGAGTATTTATTTTATGTTCTTTTTTCAATTTTCAAACTTTTAAAAGAGTAACAAACCCAAAATTTAAATATGATGTAAACTATTTTTTACATATGTAACATATTTTTTACATGGAGGTGAAATTATATGATAATTGCCAAACCTGAATGGTTCAGTCGAAGAAAATATGGTGGCTGGGGATTAAACATTAAAACATGGCAGGGTGCAGTTTATCTGATCTGCGTCCTTTCAATCCTAGTTTTAATCCAAACCCTGCCCTTCTGGAATACCACCCAACGCCTGATAATTACTGGTGGATGGCTAACATTTTTATTCCTGGACCTAGTGGATGTAATGTGGAAACTCAAAAAAGACGAAAGAGAACGAATGCACGAAGCCATTGCCGAAAGGAATGCTGCATGGGGAATGATGCTGGTGCTGGTCATAGGAGTTTTGATAGAACTCCTCTACTATGGCCTGCATCATAAGTTATATGTAGATCCTTTCCTCATAGGGGCTTTAATTATAGGTGTGATCATAAAAGCAGTGAGTAACTACTGGTTGGGTAAACATGACTGATCAAATCTATTTATCTTTTAGATTAAAATAACTATAATTAAATATTGGTAATGAAAGCATGAGAACCAATATCCGAAAATTCAGAGAAGAGATGGGTTTAACGCAGCAGGAACTAGCCAATATTGTGGATGTTACACGACAAACTATAATAGCACTTGAAAGAGGGAAATATAACCCTTCACTCATTTTAGCCTATAAAATAACCCTAGCTTTAAAGAAAAAGTATATTGAAGAAGTTTTTGAAATTGAAAATTAAGCCGGAGTGTTTAAAATGAATAAAAACCCTTTTGAAATATTTCAAGAAGAATGTCCAGAACTAGCAGCAAGTTTTAATAAACTGGTGGAAGTCCAAAAGGACTTGCCTGGCCTGGATCCTAAAACCAAACAACTCGTTAATATTGCCATTCAGACATCTAACCATAATGTAATTGGGGTTAAGATGCATGCTGCCATGGCCCGACAAATGGGAGCCACACTTGAAGAGGTTAAAGGAGCTGTTGTGATGAATTTACATCTATCTGGACTTAGCAGTGTATTGGAATCTCTTCCAGCAGTTTTAGAAGTATATAGAACTGAATAATTCGATTTTTATAGTAAACATATATCAAATCAACTTAAAAAGGAGTTATACTAATGGACCAACGCCACCAAGAATATATAAAATATTATAGATCTCGGATGTTAAAATATAAAAACAACCCCCTATACAAAAATTCATTTGAAACAGAAAAATCACTGTATAATGCAATAAGTAATTCCAAAAATCTTGACGAATTTGGCAAAAAAATAGAAGAAAATAATCTGACAGTGAAAAATGCCATTGCACTGGTTAAAGATCAAGAAACTGCACGAAAAAAACATCTCAAAGAACTAAAAGAATACGTTAAACTAAAAGCCCCACTACGAATTCTGGAAATAATTGATTCAATGGAATCAGACATGGAACTGGTGGAAACTGTTTCAAAAATAGAGGCAGATGTAAACATTGAAATCAGTATTGATTTAATGACTGACTATTTTTATAATGATTTTTTAAGTCTGGAAGAGATTGAAGTTTATAAATCTGCAGAAGTTCCAGAAAAGTGGCAGAACGAAATAAATCATGAATACCCTCAGGAAATGATCAGTTTAGGGCGTGAAAATTGGACAAATGATGTTCTGCCAAGTGCACATAATTGGGATCCACAATGGGAATTTGATTTCGATTTAATCTGGGAAGAAAGGAATAGAAGATTAATACCTGTTAGTGATGAAGTTGTCAGGAAAAGGATAGAGCAATTTAAGATATATAGGGGGATTTAAATGCCTGTTGATAAAAATATGGTTGATCCTATTCTTGATACTTATCGAAACATGTTAAAAGAAGTAGAAGGAAGAGCCAGTGGCGAATATTATGATAAAATGAAAAACACCCTCCAGAGAATGGAATCTCTGGCACTGAAAATGGATGATCTGGCAGCATATACTGCAAAACTTACTACTGAAAATCTTTTTATTGAATTCAGCACTGCCTATTCTAATCTCTTATCTTCAATGGCTAAAGAAGAATATTCAAAGGGAAATTCTGATGAGATATTGCTTCAAAAAACATTAGAATCTTATGAAAATGCCTTAAAAAGTTTAGAAGAGACTCCAAATTCTGAAAAACTCGTAGAACCCATTAAAGAGCTAATAAAACTGGGAAATTCTGGAGTATCTTATCCTGTATTCCTAAGAATTTCTGAGGAAAAAGGATTGAACAAAGCTCTGGACGGGAGTATGGTGGTAAGAGATGCTATTTTGCAAGATGTGGAATTTGCTAAACTCATGCATTTACCTCTGGAAGTGGAAATACACCAGAAGATACTGAAAAAATTTGATGAATTAGCCTCCAAATCCGTTTTTAAAGTTCCAGATAGTTTTGAATTTGGTTTAAATCGGCAAAAGATAGAATGGACATATAAACCAAAAATAAACCAATGGCATATGATAATTAGACTATGGGAAAGATTACTGGATAATGTTTATGATTGGCTTGATTCTTACGGTAATTTCGCACCACAGGATGAAAGATGGGCAGATCTACGTGGTAAAATGTATACTATGCAAAACATTAAAAGAACTCAAGAATGTAACCCCGGAATACTCAAAGCTCGGAAAAAAATATTCTATAACTACTTCGAATTAAAATGGGAGGATATATTTGATCATGAGACCTTCATTAATGAATATCATGCCCGGAGAGTCTGGTATTCTGATGAAACATTGGAATTAATAAAAAAGGTTCATACATACTGTAAACCTTTCCATAGTCCTCCTGAAGAATTAATAAAAGAAGCTGAAGACATATATGCTGGTAAAAGATATAAACGTCCAGATGCATTCCAATTATCTGCAGAAGATCAGGCCCGTTTTATAAAACTATTTGGTGAAAATAAATATAAGGAAATGTTTAAAAAATAGTTTTAAGCATATTACCCCTGTATTATGGATAAAAAATGGTTGATAAACCTCTATAAGTTTCTGTTAAAATGGAAAATAATTTATATTAATTAATAAAAATTAAATGCATAAAAATGTGGCAGAGGGACTATGATGGATAATAATAAAAATAGAACTTCGGGGCGTCCATTTTCGCTTCTGATATTTATAATGATTGTTTTTGGATTATCATGGCCTTTTTTTATTATAGGTGCTATTATAGGTGAAGGATTATTCTGGATATATTTATTTAATTCTATTGCCATGATAATGGTAGCTGTAGGTACATTTTTGGCAGATAGATTTGTTTTCAAGCAGGGTTTTGCCAATTCTGGATTAAACTGGGGAAAACCTATCCATTATGTTCTAGTTATTGGTCTGGCATTCTTGTTATATGTGTTTCCTGCCATTATTGATTCTGGACTGGGTTATAGCAGCTTTCTTGGTGGTATGAGCTGGGAACAACTCTTAATACTGATGGGGACGCTCATCGTGGCTACTATAATACCTGGTTTTGGAGAGGAATTTGGTTGGAGAGGTTACATGTTACCCCACCTAGCCGAAAAGTACACTCCACGCAGGGCAGTTTTACTGCACAGCATTATCTGGTGGGCCTGGCATATACCTGCCCTTGCAACTGGTTGGATCGTACTTACCAGTGTCAGTGGAGGAATGGTGGCCCTATCTATAATATTAGGGGCCGCAGTGACTGTATTCGGTTTAGGTGTTATTTTTGCATACATCTGGTCTCGAAGTAGAAGTTTAGCTGTGGTTTCAGTTTACCACGCCTTTAACAATGGTTTTAAGGATTCTTTGCAACTAGCGGGCATTGGACTTATTGGTCCCATCTCATCTATCTGGTCCTCGATTCTTATGGTAATTATAGGTGTGAGTCTGTTGTGGAAAGGAAGCTGGAAAACCCTGGAAAAACTGAAAAAATAATGTTTGAGGATTCTATGATTAAATATAAGGGCCTTAAAATTAAAACATGCAAAAATGTCTATATACCTGCTGAAGATACCTTTCTATTAGCAGATAATCTAATTATCAATGAATGTGACAGGGTGCTGGAAATTGGAACTGGAGCTGGGCTGGTTGCATTGACTGCAGCCCAAACTGTCCAAAATGTAGTGGCCACCGACATTAATCCTTATGCAGTGAAATGTGCACAAGATAATATTCAATTAAACCATACATATAATGTTGAGGTGAGATCAGGAGATCTATTTCATCCAGTGAAAGATGAGAAGTTTGACCTGATTTTATTTAACACTCCATATCTACCCACTGAAGAAGATGAAAAAATAGATGAGCATTTAAATGCTGCATGGGATGGTGGTGCAGATGGCCGGAAAATTATTGATCTCTTCTTAGATAAAGTAAATGATCATCTAAATCATGGGGGTCGGGTGCAGCTGGTACAATCTTCACTATCCAATACTGAAAAAACCATTAAAAAATTGGAAAACGACGGTTTCGAAGTGGAAATAACTGCGTCTGAAAGATTCTTTTTTGAGGAAGTGGTAGTTATAAGTGGTTTTCTTTAAGAAAATTAGTAAGAATGTAATAGAGCGCACACTTATCAATTTTAAGTAAAATAGAATTCATCAAAGAAGAGTTTAGGTGGAATTGGAGGTATTAAAATAATAAATTATGAAATTACCTCTCCAAATATATCTAAAGCAGTTTTTAATTGATCTTTTGGAATGGTAAATGGCGGTATAATTCTAAGCATGGAAAGATATCTACCCTGTCCTCCACCCATGGTAACCACTCCTCTTTTAAAGAGTTCTGTTTTAATCGTATCTCGGTACTGGGTTAATGGTTTACCTTTAGATTCACGAAAGTCCACTGCCTTCAAAAGACCCCATCCCCTAGTTTGGTAAACCTTATCCAACTCTCTCCATTCATTAAACCGTTCCTCTATAATATTGGCAAGAATATTCACTCTATCCAGTAATTTATATTTCTGCATATATTCCAGGGCAGCCATGTTACCGGCCAGTGCTATTGGAGCTCCTCCATAGGTTGATCCATGGTACGCTGGAATATCCTCCATTATCTCATCTTTAATTATTGCAGCACTTAAGGGAGCCACCCCTCCCCCAAAAGATTTGGCAGTGGTGAATATATCTGGGTTCACACCATAATGTTCATGAGTCCACATTTTACCGCTACGACCCATGCCTGATTGGACTTCATCAAATATAAGTAAGATACCATTATCTTCAGATATTTCCCTTACAGCCTTGATAAATTCCTCCGGTGCAGGGTGCATGAGTCCACCAGTGATGTAGGGCTCTAAAATAAATGCCGCCACCTCTTCGGGATTTACCTGATAAGATAATACCCTATCCTTGAGCATGTGCTCGATACAGTAGCCGGCACAATCATCTGGATCGTCGCAGAACATGCAGTTGGGACAGTTAGCGCCTTCTGTGAAGTAAATATTTGCTGAACGCAGGGAACGGAAAGTTTGAGCATCAGCAGCCTTCTGGGCCATGCAGGATAATGAACCCATGGTACGACCGTAAAATCCACCCATGAATGACACAATACACTCTCTACCAGTATAACTAACTGCAGTTTTTATTGCAGCCTCATTAGCCTCAGTACCATCACAGGCATAATGTACCCTGTAAATTTCCCCTTTAGGTACGGTTTCTAAAATTTCCCTACTCGTATCTATCATTAAGGGTAGATTATAGTCATTAGAGGGAAATATACCCCTGACTCCATATTCTTCCATGATATCCGTTGATCTTTGCCAGATCTCCGGGTTGTTGTAACCGAAATTCATGGTAGATATGCCTGCATTAAGGTCTATGAAAACATTATTATCCACATCTTGAATCAGGGAATTGGCCACCTTTTTAACTGTTAGTGGAAGATCCCAACCATCAACTAATTCACATCTCTTACCTGCCCAACATGATGTTACATACTTCTTGGACTTAATTATATAACCAGCTGAAACAGGACCTGGAGGGCTTTTTTTAATATAAGGCACTCCATTTCCCTCCAAATCTTCTGACCAGTTAGGTATTTCCATTCAACTCCCCCATGTCTAATTTTTATAAAACAAATTTCCCATAATTTATGGATTAGGATTATCCGGTTTTTTAAAATGTAATCAGCTATTTTTTTCAAATTTGAACATTGATAACTCCTTCAAAGGATAAAACTGCATCTCCTTCCATATAAGCACCTAAAGTATCATCTTTTTCATATACCTCTATCTTAAGTTCTCCACCAGGAAGATGAACTAATACATTATTATCCAGTTTTCCGAGCCTATAACCTGCAATAACAGATGCTGTGGCACCAGTACCACAGGCCATGGTCACTCCTGTGCCACGTTCCCAGGTTATCATTTTCATCTCACTTCGACTCGTAATACTGACAAAATGAACGTTTATTCTTTGTGGAAATTTTTCATGCATTTC harbors:
- a CDS encoding 50S ribosomal protein L21e, whose product is MMRRSRGSRSKTRYKLKKSVRETRTNPITKKIQKFDENDIVHIIIDPSIQKGQPHPRFHGKTGKVVDERGRAYIIEINDGNKAKKLIIRPEHLKIQE
- a CDS encoding methyltransferase; protein product: MIKYKGLKIKTCKNVYIPAEDTFLLADNLIINECDRVLEIGTGAGLVALTAAQTVQNVVATDINPYAVKCAQDNIQLNHTYNVEVRSGDLFHPVKDEKFDLILFNTPYLPTEEDEKIDEHLNAAWDGGADGRKIIDLFLDKVNDHLNHGGRVQLVQSSLSNTEKTIKKLENDGFEVEITASERFFFEEVVVISGFL
- a CDS encoding DNA-directed RNA polymerase subunit F, encoding MIGKKVVETDPITISEVKNMLEEFSESHELTYEQNLTMDHVSKFSKLDTEPAEKLVEELLEIVKKKYAVRITDIMPEDLADLRLIFAKERVPIKKEDLEKILEIVKKYQE
- a CDS encoding transcriptional regulator, whose product is MRTNIRKFREEMGLTQQELANIVDVTRQTIIALERGKYNPSLILAYKITLALKKKYIEEVFEIEN
- a CDS encoding 16S rRNA (adenine(1518)-N(6)/adenine(1519)-N(6))-dimethyltransferase; translation: MSLLGKEPGAISLAQETKNILKSHGIHLNRRLGQNYLIDDFKREKILNFANLSSEDAVLEVGPGIGTLTLPLARRVGKVVAIEHDTQIHNILEERLEEEGLKNVELINEDALSVDFPYFNKIVSNLPYQISSPITFKFLEYDFDLAVLMYQKEFAQRMNAPVGSKHYSRLSVMLHFKVQVEIMDHVPPQAFIPHPKVESSVVKLVPLRDVEVDDFFASVCRALFQHRRKKARKALRESFHEIGEVEKDEVKEILNELSDNLGNERVFKLTPEQILDISNFLKTSLDLK
- a CDS encoding 4-carboxymuconolactone decarboxylase, with the protein product MNKNPFEIFQEECPELAASFNKLVEVQKDLPGLDPKTKQLVNIAIQTSNHNVIGVKMHAAMARQMGATLEEVKGAVVMNLHLSGLSSVLESLPAVLEVYRTE
- a CDS encoding tRNA pseudouridine(54/55) synthase Pus10, which gives rise to MDSQIKDKALQIMKITDGEICNNCLGRNFSKLIEGVDNKQRGQYIKKILAEEGYNNLNSDSCYICQDIIKEITPELIERVIKKIDSVGVEFSTFLVGTRVSKELIQKEENLHEKLGLDVENIKKELNREIGKKLSLKTGKEVEFDTPEIIILVDFLNDNIEIQINPLFIEGRYRKLIRGIPQTKWPCRKCKGKGCGYCNYTGKMYAESVEELIEPEALKMTKGNISKFHGAGREDIDVKMLGNGRPFVLEIKEPLKRKIDLEDLEKKINKSAHGKVEVLDLKFVEKDRRSVIKSSSKDTYKVYLARVTLDEEVAPEKLKILKSLKIIHQRTPIRVSHRRADKIRIRSIKHIEVKMVNPKELELVIECEGGLYIKELISGDEDRTKPSVSQLLEKHAKCKKLNVLDVNI
- a CDS encoding DNA-binding protein, with product MEEYAIILDYLPLGYVKEGLPSFKRKPVAQAIGKEEFTLLELIPKENVDLDIHEKVYIGSGKRDKIARVNRRLKYDDLTATARVELNYVVEEIIKANEDKFIEFFNESGPISTRLHQLELLPGIGKKHMWDILNARKEKKFDSFEDIKDRVPMLADPVKLMVKRILLELEATPEKKGKRKYILFTRPPKPRR